AGAgatactgcacagaaaacagcacaTGCAACAATCATCACGCAAGTGCGACTTCTCGTAGATAACCTTTAACGGCACCCCACATTGCTTCGAACGAGCATACAACAAATCCTGGAAGGTGACGACATAAACGGACTTTCATGACTGTGCGAAGGAACATATCGTTCTCATCGCGAAGGTACATCAAGCGCGATAAAACTTGTCACACACATAAATGTGCCAGACTAAAACAACCCTTCTTTATATACGGGCAAGAACAGGTTTGTGCGGCTGGTTCTTTCCCAGGTTGTTGCCCATATGAGAACGGCGAAGACACAGTGGATTTTTTTAATGTTATCCGCGAAGCATACAGCACATTCATAACACGCCATATTTTGGAGGTGATAAATAGGTTACAGACTGTGGCGGGTGAGAACATTGACAATTGTCGCCCTTGCCACGcattagccttttttttttttttttttttttttgctgccgcCGCTTGTTCATCCCAGTACGGCCCCGGGTCGCGATAATAGTCAATTGAGtggcacgccaagatacgttgTTGCTGTGGTTGACCGCAGAAGTCGAGAGAAGAAGTGTGGCGTTTCATCCCGTTCACCATGCCAGAACCTATAACTCTTCTAGCTCCCAGTTTATTTGCGCCCCGGTGCATTTGCAAAAGGTTTCATCTACCACCACGGCTTCACAAATACTCTCTCTATTTGAGCAGAAAGCGGCAATGTCGTTGGCATACGCCAAAATTTTCACATGCGTTGACGGCAACCTGTAGCCAgttcataatcataatcatcatcatcttcagcctatatttatgtccactgcatgacgaaggcctctccctgtgattttcaattacccctgtcttgcgctagctgattccaacttgcgcctgcaaatttcctatcttcatcatcccatctagttttctcccgtcctcgactgcgcttccctactcttggtatccatcctgtaactctaatgatccaccggctatccatcctacgcattacatggcctacccagctccattttttttatcttaatatcaactagaatatcggctatccccatttgttctctgatccacaccgcatctcaccctgtctcttaacgttaggcctaacattttaacGCTCTTTGTGCAcaccttaacttgttctcgggcttctttgttaacctccaagtttctgccccaaatgttagcatcggtataatgcaatgattgcacacttttcttttcaacgacagtggtaagctcccagacaggacttggcaatgcctaccgtatgcactccaacccaattttattcttctgtaaatttctttctcatgatcagggtcccctgtgagtaactgacctagataagcgtactcctttacagactctagaggctgtctggcgatcctgaagtcttgttcccttgccaggctattgaacattatattcgtattctgcatattattcaaccccactcttacactttctcggtaaaggtcctgaatcatttctagcaattcgtccccattgttgctgaataggacaatgtcatctgcaaaccgaaggttgctgagatattcgccgttgatcctcactcctaagccttcccagtctaaggagtgaggatcaacggcgaatatctgagtGTTCTTATGGGAGCGCAAAAGAGGAGACCTGCTGCAGTACACGCGTCATAcacaactcgtttcgacggtggcactACGTTGTGTCGCTAAATTGATCCAATGCTAACACATTATCATCGACAGTAATTTTTTCCATACTCCATTCGCTTccatttcatttctcttctagtCCGTTCTATTCAACCCGAGGCAAACAGCTGATGTGTCAGTGCCTGCGTTGCCCATGCGTGAGAGGACGCCACCTTTCACCTTTCTTTGACCATTAGCGGTGCatatcactgcatgcttcgcacctccccgggtttcacgttagtggagctgcatttcgctcaatgggtcattcgagcaccgagttttcttttctctctctctctctctctctctctctctctctctctatttactGCTTGTTTTGTAATACCATATCATACAACTAGTATCTGGGAAAACAAGGTAAAATAGCAAATTTTTTCTAAGAATGTAATAGAAgcagacaagtagcattttcttccatcTTATAATTCAACGAAATTATCTTTTTCATCCGACTGGTGGAGTACTAGCGACATAATTTTTTTggggagtgccttcgtcatcgggcaagtacctGAAGGTCCCTGGAGAGtatcttatcgtgtcctgcattcaCCTCAATTTCTCggttactaaagctctgttcgctattatattgacgccttagacgttcaaGAGCGttactctatcactttagcttgactttttatttgcgtttagtgtccctttaagttaaACGGATAAAAACAAGGCAATTAACAATAAGTTACTTGAACTTGGAAAGTAATATTTTGTGGAGGGAAAAAAGCAATCACAAGAAAGACCGCGTATTAAATCAGGAAAAAAACAAATAATACGAAAATTAGCAACATATACAAAACAATAGTTATGGTGGGGAAGTGGAGCTATCAGTGTAGCATAGTAATCGATTATATTCCATGAGGTAATCTTGGATTGCCAAACAAACATTTCTGTTTCTGAACCCAATGATAAAGGCTCCGAAAGATGAGATCGAAGGCAtagataaatctaggccaatattgtgAATCTGCTTTTCCTTTAATCTTTTTCTTactgcagaaaaacgcctacaagacaacaagaaaggGTGTATTGTTTatgcttcgccacagaatgagcataatggtgaggggactaTTCAGACCTCTGTAGATAGAAGTTTAACATATGCATACGACAGCGCAACCACTTGATGGACATTTCAAATTTTCATGGTTGGTCAAAATAGCTGTGTCTCTACATTTATTAAAGAATTTTCTCTCACTCACTTCTTCCAAAATCCATGAGAAAAATCGCACAGTTTTCTTCCACTGGCCCACTATCACCGAATTCATAGCTGTCACCATCGCAAATCAAATTCGTGTCACTGTCTTTGCTATTATGAGATAAGAATGACAATAACAACGACCGCGTTCTAACAGAAGCAATTCAGTAGAAGGTAGCCCAGATTATGCGCATACACGTTAATGATTTCATTACCACTGGACTCTCACAGCTACTTGCGAATAAGGATGGTTTTCTTAGCTCATTAGAGAAGTAAAGCAACATCTCGTAATCCATCAAACACAATTTTCAGTATTTCTTCTTCGAGTGAACGGATAATATACTATACTTCCGTCGCCACCTTCCCGGTATGACAATGTAGCGTGATTGGTAAAGAGAACGAAGACAATGCGTGAGCCTTACGCGTGACTCGTGCGATGGCACGAGCAGGAGCCGCATAAGAGCGTTCCAACTATCATCGGGGTGTCATCTTCTGTCCTCACTTTTCTGGCTTAGGCCCTCGAGGAAGATGGCTCACACTCCGGCGACTGACGGCGCCCCCAAGATCTACCCCCCGGAACCTGCATCCCCCAGATGCGCGTCCGTTTCTGTCGTGGAAGGGGACGAGGACGAACGCCGGTCGCCGTACATCGTAAGCCTGGAACTGGAGCTGGGCGTAGCCGGTCCGCTGCTCGAACCACGAGTGCTCGAGCACGTAGTCTTTGAAATCAACAGCTTCGCTCTTTGGTTGCTGCGCTATCTTCCGCGCCAGCAGAACCTTTCCTTCTCGCCCAGTCACCTCTACTGGTTGCTGGTTAGCGTGTGGTTCGGCAGCAAGGGCACCACTAGGGAGCAGCTCGAAGGCGTACTGAGCTGCGCAGAGCTACCCGTACCCACCGACCGAGTCCAAGGCTTCTTCGAGAACCTCATACGCACGCTGCGTGTCCGCGGAAAACATCAGCACGTCCAGTTCATCAGCGCCCTGTACGTTACATCTGTGGACCATCTCCAGGACGCTTCGAGCGAGGCACTGCGCGCGAACTTCTACGTGTTCTACGCGAGCGCCGCGTACGCCGAGCACTCCTGGGGCTCTCGGGTCGAACCGGCACGAGACGGTGCTGCACCATGCAAGGCGCGCATGGTATGCTTCATCTCGTTCTACCGCTACTGCGCGTCCAATGTGCTGTCGGCTCGCTGCCTGGTCGTTCCGAGCGTGGGCAGCAAGTGGCACATGCTGCTCCTGCTGCCCACCGACCGCCGCGGGGTACACGCCGTCGAGTACCGGCTGGACGCCGAGGCACTGCAGCAGGCGCTCAAGAGCTGCGACGAGACGCTCGTCGAACTGAGCATGCCCAACATCGAGCTCGAGAGCTCCGTGTCGCTGCGGCAAGTGCTCAAGCGGGCTGGCCTGGCTGCTCTCTTCGACCCGGAGAAGGCCGACCTCAGCGGCCTCCTCAAGGAGTCTGGCCAGCCTCTCACCGAGTTTTTGCACAAGTTCAAGCTCAAGGTGAACAAGGTGGGCCACGAAGGAGAGCACCACGGCATCACGGTGATCAACGAGAGCGGCGTGCACCCCGGCTCGCCAATAGAGCTCCGCGCCAATCACCCGTTCGTGTTCGTGCTCTACGGGCCGATAAACAACACGACCCTGTTCGTCGGCAGGGTCGTCGAGTTGATTTGGTAAAACAACCATGCCAGGTCAACACGAGACGGGTGATGAAGAGTGCTGCTCAAGTGTCTGGAGACTATTTTGTCGGTATTTCTCGCGTTATATTTAACTGATTGTAGTATTACGTGTGCATTGCGCAATGTGTATAAAAAACGTTTTCATAGATGAAAAAAGGCTTGCACTCTACTTACTCAGCTATAAAGGCAAATATTTAAGAAGCGCGCATGATTAATTACGCTGTTATGCACTTAGAATCCTGCTGAAATGGTTTTTGAACCCCTCTAGACTGCTTAAGGGTGCACAAGTTAGAGAaacaaaaaagtggtcgcagtttcacctgaaaggcaaagaatcaattgcgatagcaaatttgtagagagctatacggtgtaatgatagtagctttatcagctgtacaaacttcgacatgcagcagcaccggcaacacgcagaactgttgtcgacgccgtcggcgttttgcccgcgttcgcacaaaatgcgtgcggcgttggtgactgttgccggagcctctgatataaataggcacttggtgccgcagctaaacgtcacctcccttccctgcaccccccccccccccccccaagtcttttcgcgcgtcggaagaaggcgcgtttgctctacatatatggtgattgtaaaggaggaaagagacgcctacttctgcagcccttcagggagcacggtgcagaacgcgcgtttgttcgccgtgcgttcactccccgtgaaagcgcgcgtcccttgcgccctttcactcgcacatacagcgttcggcgcgcggcgacgatttcatctccattgacgtcatacggaacctcacgtcgatggcgacggcgacgacgacgacgacggcgacgccgacggcagaaatctgctttggggtgtccatataattgctatcgcattaaaaaaatcggggtagcttgcactagtggcgcaaggctaaagacacagcggagctgatcggttcctagctggtcctggctatacggaGTGATGCTAaggtatacgaagtaatgccaagttatacgaagtgtacaagcatttcctcgtggtccgtggcatcggggaacgcctcgcgaagcacttgcagtccgagcacacgtaggggaagtggggcgaaagctatgcacagtgtacgggcggcgcgcagcagacgacacgccgggacgACGTCACGGCGTATACGCAGTAGCGCGCAGGTGGTGACTGCGCGCTACTGCGTGActgcagccgccgccagaggcgcctgctgcagtcacggacaacgCAGGCACAGGCAGAAAGCGCACACGTGCTGTTGTTTTCAACCGAGTGTGGATGTTCGCGCGTCCGCAATGCCGACGTGTTGTGTGCCCGGCTGCACAAGCGGCTATAAGGCCAACAAAACATCGAGGCACTTCTTCTGGGCCCCGCGTGATCCGGCTCTCCGCGCTGCGTGGGATCGGGCCATTCCCCGTGTGGACAAAAGGCTGTCAGACAAATCGCGAGTGTGCGATGTGCATTTCCACTGCCAGGACATCTTGCAGACGTACACCCACTTTGTCAACGGGCAAAAAGTCGAAATCGATAGCGGTAAGTGGAGTCTTGTGGAAGGGAGTGTGCCTAAAGTTTTCCCCAACCTACCATCGTATCTTTCAAAGGCGCCAACGAAAAAAAGGAAGACGCCAGATCGGGACAAGCTTGTGCTAGAGAGATCTTCGAATCAGTCAAGCTGTGAACCTCAAGATTGTGCAGGAAATTTCAGTATCATGCGAGCTGAGAGCCGAATCCTATACATGTTATTATACTAACTATAATGTGCCTTCGAGCTTAAAATTCGTGAAATGCACTCCGCTGCATTCGCGACCTGAATAATCAATGTGCAGCGGTGTTTCCTAGTATCTCCGCCGTTTCTTAAGCTGAACGCGTCTACCATAATCTAATCTGGATTGCAATTTTCATAATCATATAGGGTCTCGCCGCAAgaaatgcaagcaaaaaaaaaacaataataaacaCGGCTACACAAGACTGCATGCCTAGCGCGCCTCCGACAAATTCTGTAATAGCGCATTTGCTTCCCAACCTACGAAAACCTTTCAGTTTTCTCTGCTGGCCAGGAAAACGGTCATCCAAAGTCAACGTTTATAGAACCTGCGTCAAAGCTACTCTTTTGTCGTCGCAAGCGGTCGCAAGGTGCGTTTAATCAGTGAGCAACGTTGACCCTTGTCGACTTGCACTTGACGCAAGCCTGCGCAAACCGAGCTCCCATTACAAGTGCCGAACAGTCCTGAGATATTAACTGCGCTGACTGCCTAAAGGAGGTAATTATTGGCTGGCTAGGCAATTCAATATTTGCGCGCGGATAGTCGCAACTGCAAGTCAGCCGCCGCCTTCGCTCGTATTCTGTCGTCTGCTACATAGAGCCTGTTGCTGCGGTCGCGCCACCTGTACCGGAAGTCGTTCTTGCGCCGATTTGAGAGTACAGCAAAGGCGGAGAGTTTGGCAACTGAAGTaggttctataaacgttggtcaCGAACACCGCGAGCGTTACGCGCTAAGGCGGGGAAACgtagaagcgcggatggcgtcggcagcactgCTGCGCGtttcctcgttggtgctgctacaatttgtttctcgctctcgttttcgctttctctctcccgagcatagcgcgcgacgcgagcactctctctcgctctcattttctctttctctctcctgagcatagcgcgccACGCTCTGCCACGTGGTTGCTATGCAACGctgtggcaggcggcacacattacggccggcttaaacagctccgcacACAAGCGTATGCCATCTGAAACAGGCGGTTCGATTGTATTGGGCACATTGTTCCAGTAATTGTCACGACTTCCAACGCTGCCTGAAGCGTACTATAATAAATCAATTTCTCCATATTGTCAAATTAAGTCAGTGAATGGCATCCAGCGCCTTGTGTTATAGCGGAACGTGTATTCGTCTCCTCTGTCGTCCTGTGTGCTCTTTTGCGCCTTGCCTCAAGTTATGcagtaccaactagcccatcaatctgttgttgttcttgttctttttgtTGCATATCAcgtctgtggctcctacccacgatgggggatgggccaagatatgggtggattattccaaattattATGGAAGCATAAATTTCCGAATATTTATGAAATTAGGGTTGAATAACGTATTATTATCTGTTAAAATAAAAtcaggaaagtcatatcgaatgagtaataattaTTTTAAACttaaaaaatggcgcagtttcgcccgcaaaggcgaagcatcaattgcgatagcaaattagtagagagctataaggagtagggatagtagttttatcggctgcataaactgtacacattcgcttactaacttaattaactgaattaacaagcgtggtgtcagcgtgcagaagcaaacatgaatagatcacactcgatgaccgcagacaaccactgtcaaaacgcgggcgtggggaagcgcggccgccgcagcgagcgaaggttcgtgcggtctatcctttcaacggcaactgagcggcgtaagcacggcgcatacaaaggtcagagccatgtggaggtcgctttcaaggtacgctgcgcgcgacaacaccgacagccgacacaggcgcaaagtacaacaacgtatttgttggcagagtagaaaccgccccccccccccctccttccctcccgcgctgccttcccgcttcgctactctttcgcgtgggagattgcgtcaccagttacccttgcgcccgtttgcaagatacgcgtttggtgccgcagcaaagcgtcgcccccccccccctcgctccctctcatacccccgcggcctttcgcacgacggaatttgcgtttgctctccgctgtgcgctcgctctccgtgaaggcgcgcgtccctggcgcgctttcgcatgcacatacggcgcgcggcgacgattttatcgcccttggacttaatacggaacctcacggcgacgacggcgacagaaatccgcttgaagtgtccatataattgctatcgcaataaaattaagggcagcttcacactggtggtgcgaagactgggcgaacagcgaagctggcggccccacctagctttatctcggttcggtaaagtttttgcgaggttatgcttcgagactcggccacgtttttcGCAAGATCACCCCgtaatcatcgacagcccaaggagcaacgaacactcggtcattaaaataTCTGGACGCTTccggacgctcaaacgcttttgttCGGTTTCGTGGGCTCGTTAATCCAGATCTGCGAATCGCCgatgtttcgccgccgcttcggtgaCGCGATACCGAAGTCGTCTcgctcgctctcgagtagcggcgcgtcgactttcgcgccgcgcttcttcttcttcgggagtgacgctcttcttcggccaccccatcttcgcggcgatgtgctcggtgcggagaccggcggggcttttgtgtcgcctaGGCGGTGACGCAGAGtaattgggggcgagctccactaCTGCGAAAGCTGGCGCCACTGTCGGCGTGACgcggtatgagggatcacgtggacacagcggccgcgtcgtctgcttcggaagtgccgaagcgagctgataacgaaagtttagtcccacctgcgctacggttctgattaagtggggatatTCTCCCGTTTTGGGTGTCTGCTTAAttacacttgaaagcactataacaggtagtggctgcctttcaAGGCGTCCGACATGCTAGGCTATTGCTTGGTACCGCAGTGTCGGACGCGCACACAACGGAGCCTGGTGTCATCCTTCACATGCACCCGCAGGCCAAGAATCTGTATGTAGCTTGGATTTCGAAACATACAACCAGCAAGCAGCCATCCGCTACAACTCGGGTTTGTAGCAAGAACTTCCGcaaggaagatttctgctacgagGTTGGGTCTGCGATGTTCGATGAGTAGCCGAAAGCgtgcactgagaagctcgcccgagcgcgctgcccggttaatgtcatgaagatttggtctatgaacttgttgatgctagatactggcagtTCACcggaatggaaagggaacggtaagaagcacattgaaaaaaggcatggcatatgttCATGTTTCTCTTAGCACCAAACAAGGAATGTTCTGGATtgacaaaaagaagcagcgggaaattcctcgctgagaagaccgataaacatgc
This genomic stretch from Dermacentor silvarum isolate Dsil-2018 chromosome 2, BIME_Dsil_1.4, whole genome shotgun sequence harbors:
- the LOC119440613 gene encoding antithrombin-III, translating into MAHTPATDGAPKIYPPEPASPRCASVSVVEGDEDERRSPYIVSLELELGVAGPLLEPRVLEHVVFEINSFALWLLRYLPRQQNLSFSPSHLYWLLVSVWFGSKGTTREQLEGVLSCAELPVPTDRVQGFFENLIRTLRVRGKHQHVQFISALYVTSVDHLQDASSEALRANFYVFYASAAYAEHSWGSRVEPARDGAAPCKARMVCFISFYRYCASNVLSARCLVVPSVGSKWHMLLLLPTDRRGVHAVEYRLDAEALQQALKSCDETLVELSMPNIELESSVSLRQVLKRAGLAALFDPEKADLSGLLKESGQPLTEFLHKFKLKVNKVGHEGEHHGITVINESGVHPGSPIELRANHPFVFVLYGPINNTTLFVGRVVELIW